Proteins encoded in a region of the Paenibacillus sp. E222 genome:
- a CDS encoding carbohydrate ABC transporter permease produces MERKWSLFSVLNYIFLALVGFSMIYPFIYILAYSLNDGKDSMQGAIYFLPRQFTLDNYAQVFDNARIWKAYQITIMRTVLGTFLHVVLCTLMAYALSKKTLPGRSFFTFYIFLPTIFSAGFIPFFITLQKLHLINSFWVYVLPLLFNFMHIIIIRTFLQGIPEELEESARIDGYGDFQIFVRIILPLSGPVLATISLFIGVAHWNDWFSGAYYVSNKDLIPVQTLLQEMLTEAEALSNSMQRAAQQGGQTVGGVGGAGATPESLRMALLVITVFPILCIYPFLQRYFVKGVMIGSVKG; encoded by the coding sequence ATGGAACGAAAATGGTCCTTATTCTCGGTGCTTAACTATATCTTTCTTGCTTTGGTTGGATTCTCGATGATTTACCCGTTTATATATATCTTGGCTTATTCACTGAACGACGGTAAGGATTCGATGCAAGGCGCGATTTATTTTCTTCCCCGCCAATTCACGTTGGATAATTATGCCCAGGTATTCGATAACGCACGGATCTGGAAAGCATATCAAATTACGATTATGCGCACCGTGCTGGGTACTTTTCTCCACGTTGTATTGTGTACACTCATGGCCTATGCACTTTCCAAAAAAACATTGCCAGGTCGCTCCTTTTTTACCTTTTACATCTTTTTGCCCACGATTTTCAGTGCAGGGTTCATCCCGTTCTTCATTACGCTGCAAAAACTGCATCTGATTAATAGTTTCTGGGTGTACGTTTTGCCCTTATTGTTCAACTTCATGCACATCATCATTATTCGGACATTCCTGCAAGGCATACCGGAGGAACTAGAGGAATCTGCGCGTATTGACGGGTATGGAGATTTTCAAATCTTCGTACGCATCATTCTGCCTCTTTCCGGGCCGGTACTTGCAACGATCTCGCTGTTCATTGGGGTAGCCCACTGGAATGACTGGTTCTCGGGCGCCTACTACGTATCTAACAAAGATTTAATCCCGGTACAGACCCTACTGCAAGAAATGCTGACAGAAGCAGAGGCGTTATCCAATTCGATGCAGCGTGCAGCACAGCAGGGTGGTCAGACGGTTGGTGGAGTCGGTGGAGCAGGAGCAACACCTGAATCACTTCGAATGGCCTTGCTTGTCATTACGGTTTTCCCGATCTTATGTATATATCCGTTTCTACAACGATATTTCGTGAAGGGGGTTATGATTGGTTCGGTTAAAGGGTAG
- a CDS encoding extracellular solute-binding protein: protein MNRIWSKGVSILLVSIMVGGLLSGCTNSSGNGEGAEGENGSKLKILHNWNGSGGSDNGITPVEEVIKEKTGVTLEWEYTKGSETEKVNQIFATQDLPDIYTGPAWGGELDGIIKAAKEGQLVDISDKLGDYPNLAKSIAKENVPPALYEKAIDAYDGKKYLLLQNQPATNEDGMDWLYGFYVRKDIAKKVGVDPQSVVTKEDFYNFLQKIKDANLKESGQPVFPLGGFSNGWSVGIGNTMFYSGAGYVDKGDGTVEHNFFTKGYEDYTLFYRKLVEQGLMDPEAFTQTDPIAKEKINQGRIAILAAHYPAILDASKEYVTSHPGSDYIPLGPLERADVDPSRPVDLGIQGNNVTAITSSCKGACVDAALKFLDYMASDEGFMLARYGVQGVHWDMKDGKPVPNKEWFDKFTADQTGKVRKNEGITIGLESITGLDRINSAAGGDIWADQERLDAMENARKILRPNGIHVITAYNPGDVITKSPEWEMLKPSMDRMGDAWKEAIFAKSDEAALSIINDLREQLRKTGYDQAMQFTNENLKGKDIVTVQMPN from the coding sequence TTGAACAGGATTTGGTCGAAAGGCGTATCCATCTTGCTCGTGTCCATCATGGTTGGAGGTTTGCTGAGCGGTTGCACGAATTCATCAGGGAACGGGGAAGGCGCAGAAGGGGAGAACGGAAGTAAACTCAAAATCTTGCACAATTGGAATGGCTCAGGCGGATCGGATAACGGGATCACCCCTGTGGAGGAAGTCATCAAAGAGAAAACTGGCGTCACTTTGGAGTGGGAATATACGAAAGGCAGCGAGACGGAGAAAGTAAACCAGATTTTCGCCACACAGGATTTGCCGGACATTTACACCGGACCTGCATGGGGCGGTGAGCTGGACGGGATCATCAAGGCTGCCAAAGAGGGACAGCTGGTAGATATATCCGATAAATTGGGGGATTACCCGAACCTGGCGAAATCCATTGCGAAAGAAAATGTGCCGCCAGCATTATACGAAAAAGCGATAGATGCGTATGACGGCAAGAAATATTTACTTTTACAAAATCAGCCCGCGACGAACGAAGATGGCATGGATTGGCTGTATGGCTTCTATGTTCGTAAAGATATCGCCAAGAAAGTCGGCGTGGACCCTCAATCAGTCGTGACGAAGGAAGACTTCTATAACTTCCTCCAAAAAATCAAAGATGCCAACCTGAAGGAGAGCGGCCAGCCCGTGTTTCCACTGGGCGGATTTAGTAACGGATGGTCTGTAGGCATCGGAAACACGATGTTCTATTCGGGAGCAGGTTATGTAGACAAAGGTGACGGAACGGTAGAGCATAACTTTTTCACCAAAGGATATGAAGACTACACGTTGTTCTATCGTAAACTGGTTGAGCAAGGGCTGATGGACCCCGAAGCCTTTACTCAAACAGATCCTATCGCCAAGGAAAAAATTAATCAAGGACGCATTGCTATCCTTGCTGCACATTATCCGGCCATTTTGGATGCTTCCAAAGAGTATGTTACTTCACATCCTGGAAGCGATTACATCCCACTTGGACCATTGGAGCGGGCAGATGTTGACCCGAGCCGGCCTGTTGATCTTGGCATTCAAGGAAACAACGTAACGGCTATCACTAGCAGCTGCAAGGGTGCGTGTGTAGATGCAGCTCTCAAGTTTCTCGATTACATGGCTTCTGACGAAGGCTTCATGCTGGCCCGGTACGGAGTTCAAGGGGTTCATTGGGATATGAAGGATGGCAAACCTGTACCGAATAAAGAATGGTTTGATAAGTTTACAGCAGATCAGACCGGCAAAGTTCGCAAGAACGAAGGTATCACCATCGGACTGGAATCGATTACGGGGCTTGACCGGATTAATTCGGCAGCAGGTGGCGACATCTGGGCAGACCAGGAAAGACTCGATGCCATGGAAAATGCCCGGAAAATCCTGCGTCCAAACGGCATTCATGTAATTACAGCCTATAACCCGGGCGATGTGATTACCAAATCACCGGAATGGGAAATGTTGAAGCCTTCCATGGACCGGATGGGAGATGCCTGGAAGGAAGCCATTTTTGCAAAATCGGATGAAGCGGCTCTTAGCATTATCAACGACCTCAGGGAACAGCTTCGGAAGACCGGATACGACCAAGCGATGCAGTTCACCAATGAGAATCTGAAAGGAAAAGATATCGTAACTGTTCAAATGCCGAACTGA
- a CDS encoding sugar ABC transporter permease gives MIKTRVSNNRLMKRIWQHKLFYLFMLPGIVWFFLFSYVPLYGIQVAFRDYNFVGGFTGSPWAGLKYFQQFFNYYQSGDIIRNTIIISLMKLLIGFPMPIILALLLNEVRMIKFKKTVQTLSYLPYFVSWIVVVTLMQRLLTPYGGPVNDLLGSFGAESIQFLNNPTWFYQMIVGSDIWKNIGWNSIIFMAAIAGIDQQLYEAAKMDGAGRFRQMWHVSLPGIRNVAIILFILAVGSLMSAGYEQLLLLNGPATASLGSVLDVHAINSGIREGRLSYAAAVGLFQSVIALILVVTVNRIARKVSDVSLF, from the coding sequence GTGATCAAGACACGAGTGAGCAACAATCGATTGATGAAGCGAATCTGGCAGCATAAACTCTTTTATTTGTTTATGCTGCCCGGAATCGTCTGGTTTTTCCTGTTCTCCTATGTACCGCTATATGGAATTCAGGTTGCTTTTAGGGATTACAATTTCGTGGGCGGATTCACCGGAAGTCCATGGGCAGGCCTTAAGTACTTTCAACAGTTCTTCAATTACTATCAATCCGGTGACATCATCCGTAACACGATCATCATCAGTCTCATGAAACTGCTAATTGGCTTTCCGATGCCAATCATACTTGCACTCCTCTTAAATGAAGTCAGAATGATTAAATTCAAAAAGACGGTTCAGACCCTTTCTTACTTGCCTTATTTCGTATCCTGGATCGTTGTGGTTACGCTGATGCAACGACTCCTAACGCCATATGGGGGACCAGTCAATGACTTATTGGGTTCATTTGGAGCCGAGTCGATCCAGTTCCTGAACAATCCAACATGGTTCTATCAGATGATCGTCGGTTCAGACATTTGGAAGAATATCGGTTGGAATTCCATCATCTTTATGGCCGCGATTGCGGGTATTGATCAGCAGCTTTATGAAGCTGCCAAAATGGATGGTGCGGGACGCTTCAGACAGATGTGGCATGTGTCGCTTCCAGGTATCCGCAATGTAGCAATCATATTATTCATACTCGCTGTGGGTAGTCTGATGAGCGCAGGTTATGAACAACTGCTTCTCCTGAATGGACCGGCAACCGCAAGTCTGGGCAGTGTACTGGACGTGCATGCCATTAACTCCGGGATTCGAGAAGGGCGTCTCAGTTACGCTGCAGCTGTCGGACTATTCCAAAGTGTTATCGCACTTATTCTGGTTGTAACCGTTAATCGCATCGCCCGCAAAGTCAGTGATGTATCCCTGTTCTAA